The Bacteroidales bacterium genome includes a window with the following:
- the map gene encoding type I methionyl aminopeptidase: MIYLKTEEEIQLIKKSSLLVGKTLAEVARHIKPGVTTLELDGIAERCIRDHGAKPGFKGYRGFPGTLCISVNEDVVHGIPGKRRLLDGDIVSIDCGVLLDEYYGDSAFTFAVGDVKPEVLALMKATREALYKGIEQAVIGKRIGDIGNAIQQHVSPMGYGIVRELIGHGVGKHLHESPDVPNYGKKGQGVLLTEGIVIAIEPMINLGKRHVMQEKDGWTIRTLDRKPSAHYEHTIAVRKDKAEVLSSFEEIDIVLNN; encoded by the coding sequence ATGATTTATCTCAAAACGGAAGAAGAGATACAGCTCATTAAAAAGAGTTCTTTGCTTGTTGGTAAAACTTTAGCTGAAGTAGCCCGGCATATCAAACCCGGTGTGACCACGCTCGAACTGGATGGGATTGCGGAAAGATGTATCCGCGATCATGGTGCAAAACCAGGGTTCAAAGGTTACAGGGGATTTCCCGGAACATTATGCATCTCAGTAAACGAGGATGTTGTTCATGGAATTCCTGGTAAGAGGCGACTGCTTGACGGTGACATAGTCTCAATTGATTGTGGTGTTCTGCTGGATGAGTATTATGGTGACTCGGCGTTCACATTCGCTGTTGGAGATGTTAAACCCGAAGTACTGGCACTGATGAAGGCAACCAGGGAGGCGCTTTACAAAGGCATTGAGCAGGCCGTTATCGGAAAGCGCATCGGAGACATCGGGAATGCAATACAGCAGCACGTTAGCCCGATGGGTTACGGAATAGTGAGGGAATTGATCGGTCATGGCGTTGGAAAGCATCTGCATGAATCGCCTGATGTGCCCAATTACGGGAAGAAAGGACAAGGCGTTTTGCTTACCGAAGGAATAGTGATTGCGATTGAGCCTATGATCAACCTTGGAAAAAGGCATGTAATGCAGGAAAAAGATGGATGGACAATACGTACGCTCGACAGAAAGCCCTCGGCCCATTACGAGCATACTATCGCGGTTAGAAAAGACAAGGCTGAAGTTTTATCGAGTTTTGAAGAAATAGATATAGTGTTAAATAATTAA
- the infA gene encoding translation initiation factor IF-1, with product MAKQQAIEQDGVVLESLGNAMFRVELENGHIITAHISGKMRMHYIKILPGDKVKVEMSVYDLTKGRIIYRYK from the coding sequence ATGGCAAAACAACAAGCTATCGAGCAAGATGGTGTTGTATTGGAATCGCTTGGTAATGCAATGTTCCGCGTTGAGTTGGAGAATGGACACATTATCACTGCACATATTTCAGGGAAGATGAGGATGCATTACATTAAGATCCTTCCGGGCGACAAGGTTAAAGTTGAAATGTCAGTTTACGACCTTACCAAAGGCAGGATCATATACCGGTACAAATAA
- the rpmJ gene encoding 50S ribosomal protein L36 gives MKIRASVKKRTPDCIIVRRKGRVYIVNKKNPKYKQRQG, from the coding sequence ATGAAAATCAGAGCCAGCGTTAAGAAGAGAACTCCCGACTGCATCATCGTACGTCGTAAAGGAAGGGTTTATATTGTCAATAAAAAGAACCCAAAGTACAAACAACGTCAGGGATAA
- the rpsM gene encoding 30S ribosomal protein S13, with product MARIAGIDIPKNKRGEIALTYIYGIGRSNAQKILTDAEVSWDKKVQDWDDDEQNRIRTIINDHFKVEGALRSEVQMNIKRLMDIGSYRGIRHRIGLPVRGQSTKNNARTRKGRKKTVANKKKAPKG from the coding sequence ATGGCTAGAATTGCAGGTATAGATATACCAAAGAATAAGCGGGGCGAAATTGCGCTTACCTACATCTACGGAATAGGCCGAAGCAATGCCCAAAAAATCCTTACCGATGCTGAAGTATCGTGGGATAAAAAAGTTCAGGACTGGGACGACGACGAGCAAAACCGTATCCGTACCATCATTAACGACCACTTTAAGGTGGAAGGCGCCTTGCGTTCAGAAGTTCAGATGAACATCAAGCGTTTGATGGATATTGGTTCTTATCGTGGCATCCGTCACCGTATCGGCTTGCCGGTGCGTGGTCAGAGCACCAAGAACAATGCCCGTACACGAAAAGGCAGGAAAAAAACCGTTGCCAACAAAAAGAAGGCACCTAAAGGCTAG
- the rpsK gene encoding 30S ribosomal protein S11 — protein MAKSTKSSKKRVVRVEPIGKAFITASFNNVIVTLTNDGGQVISWSSAGKMGFRGSKKNTPYAAQMAATDCSKVAYDLGLRKVKVYVKGPGAGRESAIRTIHSAGIEVVEIVDVTPLPHNGCRPPKRRRV, from the coding sequence ATGGCAAAAAGCACTAAATCGTCGAAAAAAAGGGTCGTAAGAGTTGAACCCATTGGTAAAGCATTTATTACCGCATCGTTTAACAATGTGATTGTAACATTGACCAACGATGGAGGCCAGGTTATTTCCTGGTCATCAGCCGGAAAAATGGGTTTCAGGGGATCGAAGAAAAATACTCCCTATGCCGCTCAAATGGCTGCCACTGATTGTTCAAAAGTGGCTTATGACCTTGGTTTGAGAAAAGTTAAGGTATATGTGAAAGGCCCGGGCGCAGGTCGAGAATCAGCAATTCGTACGATCCACTCAGCAGGTATTGAAGTGGTGGAGATCGTTGACGTTACACCATTGCCACACAATGGTTGCCGCCCACCCAAACGCAGAAGAGTATAA
- the rpsD gene encoding 30S ribosomal protein S4: MARYIGPKTKIARKFREPIFGPDRSFEKKNYPPGMHGNSRRRGKTSEYALQLMEKQKAKYTYGILERQFRNIFQKASSKKAGITGEVLLQLIESRLDNTVYRLGIAPSRSAARQLVSHKHILVNNEVVNISSYQLRPGDVVAVRERSKSLEVIQNSLSGRGNPYSWLEWDGNLMAGKFVNYPERQDIPENIKEQLIVELYSK, translated from the coding sequence ATGGCAAGATACATTGGCCCAAAAACAAAAATAGCACGTAAATTCAGGGAACCTATTTTCGGCCCTGACCGTTCGTTTGAGAAAAAGAATTATCCCCCCGGCATGCATGGAAACAGCCGCCGGAGAGGAAAAACATCGGAGTACGCCCTTCAGTTGATGGAAAAACAAAAGGCGAAATATACCTATGGTATTCTCGAGCGCCAGTTCAGAAACATTTTCCAGAAAGCTTCCAGCAAAAAAGCAGGGATCACCGGTGAAGTATTGCTCCAGCTTATTGAATCGAGGCTCGATAATACAGTGTACCGTTTGGGTATTGCACCTTCACGCAGCGCTGCCCGGCAGTTGGTTTCGCACAAGCATATTCTTGTGAACAACGAGGTTGTAAATATTTCGTCGTACCAACTTCGCCCGGGTGATGTCGTTGCCGTAAGAGAGCGGTCGAAATCACTGGAAGTAATCCAGAACTCACTCTCAGGACGTGGCAACCCTTATTCATGGCTGGAATGGGATGGCAACCTGATGGCCGGAAAGTTTGTAAACTATCCCGAACGTCAGGATATTCCTGAAAATATTAAAGAACAGCTCATCGTTGAGTTGTATTCAAAATAA
- a CDS encoding DNA-directed RNA polymerase subunit alpha translates to MAILPFQQPDKVIMNESDEFEGTFEFRPLEPGFGLTIGNALRRVLLSSLEGYAITSIRIEGVEQEFSTIKGVIEDVTEIILNLKQIRFKRLNENEELEKINFTITGRDTFKAGDINKYLSVFQVLNPDIVVFHMDPTVKVTFEMLINKGRGYVPADENRDTDAHLGTIAIDSIHTPIKNVKFVVEDFRVEQKTDYEKLLFTLRTDGSINPKDALKEAAKILIHHFMLFSDEKITIDTEEKAVSEEFDENTLHIRQLLKTKLVDMDLSVRALNCLKAADVETLGELVAYNKNDLLKFRNFGKKSLTELEDLVKSKSLEFGMNISKYKLDKD, encoded by the coding sequence ATGGCTATACTACCATTTCAGCAACCCGATAAGGTAATTATGAATGAATCGGATGAGTTTGAAGGCACATTCGAATTTCGTCCATTGGAACCAGGATTTGGTTTGACCATAGGCAATGCCTTGCGAAGGGTTTTACTCTCATCACTTGAGGGTTATGCCATTACCTCTATTCGGATTGAAGGTGTTGAACAGGAGTTCTCTACCATCAAAGGAGTAATTGAGGATGTTACCGAAATTATACTCAACCTCAAACAAATCAGGTTCAAACGCCTCAACGAGAACGAAGAACTTGAAAAAATCAACTTTACAATTACCGGACGCGATACTTTTAAAGCCGGCGATATCAATAAATACCTTTCGGTTTTCCAGGTTCTGAATCCTGACATTGTTGTTTTCCATATGGATCCAACCGTAAAGGTTACCTTCGAAATGCTGATTAACAAAGGCCGTGGTTATGTTCCTGCCGACGAAAACAGGGATACTGACGCACACCTTGGCACCATTGCGATTGACTCCATTCACACACCGATCAAGAATGTGAAATTTGTGGTTGAGGATTTCCGGGTCGAACAAAAAACTGACTACGAAAAGCTTCTGTTTACGCTTCGCACCGATGGTTCAATCAACCCCAAGGATGCTTTGAAAGAAGCAGCAAAGATCCTCATTCATCACTTCATGCTCTTCAGTGACGAGAAAATTACAATTGATACCGAAGAAAAAGCCGTGAGTGAAGAATTTGATGAAAACACACTTCATATCCGCCAATTATTGAAAACCAAACTGGTTGACATGGATCTCTCGGTTCGGGCGCTCAATTGCCTGAAGGCGGCTGATGTTGAAACCCTTGGCGAACTGGTTGCCTACAACAAAAACGACTTGTTGAAATTCCGCAACTTCGGAAAAAAATCACTTACCGAGTTGGAAGACCTGGTGAAATCAAAAAGCCTTGAGTTCGGAATGAATATTTCAAAATATAAATTAGATAAGGACTAA
- the rplQ gene encoding 50S ribosomal protein L17 produces MRHGKKVNKLGRKSAHRHAMLANMATSLILHKRINTTLAKGKALRVYVEPLITKSKDDSTHSRRVVFSYLQNKEAITELFREISVKVADRPGGYTRILKTGTRLGDNAEMCLIELVDYNENLLGTKEEAKAKASRRRRGAGKKKTEDAVKPAESKKAPVAEPEVEEEEMVAEDIQETPVAEEVSDEQSETTEETEEEKK; encoded by the coding sequence ATGAGACACGGAAAGAAAGTTAATAAATTAGGTCGGAAAAGTGCTCACCGCCATGCCATGCTTGCAAATATGGCTACTTCGCTGATCCTGCACAAACGCATCAATACAACCCTTGCCAAAGGTAAGGCCCTTCGTGTGTATGTTGAGCCGCTGATTACAAAATCAAAGGACGATTCAACCCATTCGCGCAGGGTGGTGTTCAGCTACCTGCAAAATAAGGAAGCGATCACCGAGCTTTTCAGGGAAATATCAGTGAAGGTTGCCGACAGGCCGGGAGGTTATACCCGCATCCTGAAAACAGGTACACGACTGGGTGATAATGCCGAAATGTGCCTGATTGAGTTGGTTGACTATAATGAAAACCTGCTCGGAACCAAGGAAGAAGCCAAAGCCAAGGCATCGCGCCGCAGAAGAGGTGCCGGAAAGAAAAAAACCGAAGATGCTGTGAAACCGGCTGAATCGAAGAAAGCCCCTGTTGCTGAACCTGAAGTTGAGGAAGAAGAAATGGTTGCCGAAGACATTCAGGAAACGCCTGTTGCCGAAGAAGTATCTGATGAACAATCAGAAACTACTGAGGAAACTGAAGAGGAAAAAAAATAA
- the eno gene encoding phosphopyruvate hydratase, producing MSSILNLHARQILDSRGNPTIEVEVFTQNGIVGRAAVPSGASTGIHEAVELRDDDKSLYLGKGVLNAVENVNGILSEELKGYYVTDQIEIDRRMIEIDGTPNKANLGANAILGVSLAVANAAAQESGQYLFRYIGGVNANLLPIPMMNILNGGSHADNSIDFQEFMIMPVGAETFSQAIRMGAEVFHHLKAVLKKQGYSTNVGDEGGFAPNLKSNEEAVTVILQAIEKAGYKPGQDIFIALDPASSEYFLTEENVYHLHKSTGDKLTPAQMVDYWNAWVEKYPIISIEDGMAEDDWDGWKLMTDKMGKKIQLVGDDLFVTNTQRLKRGIDTGVANSILIKVNQIGTLTETIEAVEMAHRNHYTSVISHRSGETEDVTIADLAVALKTGMIKTGSACRSERIAKYNQLLRIEEILGNSAQYLGKNFKFMR from the coding sequence ATGAGTTCAATTTTGAATTTACATGCCCGCCAGATTTTAGACTCGCGTGGCAACCCGACCATCGAAGTAGAAGTATTTACCCAAAACGGTATTGTTGGCCGTGCCGCCGTACCTTCAGGCGCTTCAACAGGTATTCACGAAGCAGTTGAACTGCGCGATGATGACAAAAGCCTCTACCTCGGCAAAGGAGTTCTGAATGCAGTTGAAAACGTGAATGGCATCCTCAGCGAAGAGCTGAAAGGTTATTACGTGACGGATCAGATTGAGATTGACCGCCGCATGATTGAAATTGACGGCACACCAAACAAAGCAAACCTGGGCGCCAATGCGATCCTCGGCGTATCATTGGCTGTTGCCAATGCTGCAGCCCAGGAATCGGGTCAATATCTGTTCCGTTATATTGGTGGTGTGAACGCCAATTTACTTCCGATCCCCATGATGAATATCCTCAATGGCGGTTCGCATGCCGATAACAGCATTGACTTCCAGGAATTCATGATCATGCCTGTGGGAGCAGAAACTTTCAGTCAGGCCATCCGCATGGGCGCCGAAGTATTTCACCACCTGAAAGCGGTTTTGAAAAAGCAAGGCTATTCTACCAATGTAGGTGATGAAGGCGGTTTTGCCCCGAACCTGAAATCAAACGAAGAAGCGGTTACTGTAATCCTGCAAGCTATTGAAAAAGCTGGTTACAAACCTGGCCAGGACATCTTTATCGCACTCGATCCAGCATCTTCAGAGTACTTCTTAACCGAAGAAAATGTTTACCACCTCCACAAATCAACAGGCGATAAGCTTACTCCGGCTCAAATGGTAGATTACTGGAATGCATGGGTCGAAAAATATCCCATCATTTCAATCGAAGATGGAATGGCCGAAGACGACTGGGATGGCTGGAAACTGATGACCGATAAAATGGGTAAGAAGATCCAACTGGTTGGTGACGACCTTTTTGTTACCAACACCCAACGCCTTAAACGTGGCATTGATACCGGAGTTGCCAACAGCATTCTTATTAAAGTGAATCAGATTGGAACACTGACTGAAACCATTGAAGCCGTTGAAATGGCACATCGCAATCATTATACTTCGGTGATCAGCCACCGCTCCGGCGAAACCGAAGATGTAACCATCGCAGACCTGGCCGTTGCCCTGAAAACCGGAATGATCAAAACCGGCTCAGCCTGCCGCAGCGAACGCATTGCAAAGTATAACCAATTGCTCCGTATTGAAGAAATCCTTGGTAATTCCGCCCAGTATCTTGGCAAGAATTTCAAGTTTATGAGGTAG